The Halobacterium sp. CBA1132 genome has a segment encoding these proteins:
- a CDS encoding DJ-1/PfpI family protein — translation MTGKKLLMVVGDFGEDYEIMVPFQALQAVGHEVDAVCPEKSDGDRVKTAIHDFRGDQTYLEERGHDFVLNATLDEIDPADYDGLVVPGGRAPEYLRTYDEVLETVRHFFETDKPVASLCHGPQILAAAGVLDGYEVTSYPAVRPECEAAGCSWVDEVTTDGNLVTGQAWPDHPEWISQFLDLLGTDVEHSEPAVED, via the coding sequence ATGACTGGCAAGAAACTGCTGATGGTCGTGGGTGACTTCGGCGAGGACTACGAAATCATGGTCCCGTTTCAGGCGCTGCAGGCGGTCGGCCACGAGGTCGACGCGGTCTGCCCGGAGAAAAGTGATGGCGACCGCGTGAAGACCGCGATACACGACTTCCGGGGCGACCAGACGTACCTCGAAGAGCGCGGCCACGACTTCGTGTTGAACGCGACGCTTGACGAAATCGACCCCGCGGACTACGACGGACTCGTGGTGCCGGGCGGGCGAGCGCCGGAGTACCTCCGGACGTACGACGAGGTCTTAGAGACGGTCCGGCACTTCTTCGAGACGGACAAGCCCGTGGCGTCGCTGTGCCACGGCCCACAGATTCTGGCCGCGGCGGGCGTCCTCGACGGCTACGAGGTGACGTCGTACCCCGCGGTGCGGCCGGAGTGCGAGGCGGCCGGGTGTTCGTGGGTCGACGAAGTGACGACAGACGGGAACCTCGTGACGGGGCAGGCGTGGCCGGACCACCCCGAGTGGATTTCGCAGTTCCTCGACCTGCTCGGCACGGACGTCGAACA
- a CDS encoding SDR family oxidoreductase — MVSTGLDGDIAVVTGASSGIGEATAHVLARDGATVVLAARRRERLEEIADDIAAEYDADAHVVPTDVTDESEVQSLVDATVEEFGSIDVLVNNAGLGRGSDVENLDTESYRQMMDVNCDGAFFVTRAALEHLREADGNLVFVGSFAGQYPRPSNPVYAATKWWLRGFAHSVEAAHGDDGLAVTVVNPTEVRSEFGSEDGDAFEDVFEPGEVTEPVEIAEAIAFAARQEAPTTTSEIDVYRRDKFSHF, encoded by the coding sequence ATGGTCTCGACAGGACTCGACGGCGACATCGCCGTCGTCACTGGTGCGAGCAGCGGTATCGGCGAAGCAACCGCGCACGTCCTCGCTCGCGACGGTGCGACCGTCGTGCTCGCGGCGCGCCGGCGCGAACGCCTCGAAGAAATCGCCGACGACATCGCCGCCGAGTACGACGCCGACGCCCACGTCGTCCCCACCGACGTCACGGACGAATCCGAGGTCCAGTCGCTCGTGGACGCCACCGTCGAGGAGTTCGGCAGTATCGATGTCCTCGTGAACAACGCCGGCCTCGGCCGCGGCAGCGACGTCGAGAACCTCGACACCGAGTCGTACCGGCAGATGATGGACGTCAACTGCGACGGCGCGTTCTTCGTGACGCGGGCCGCGCTCGAACACCTCCGGGAGGCCGACGGCAATCTCGTCTTCGTCGGGAGTTTCGCCGGCCAGTACCCGCGGCCGTCGAACCCCGTCTACGCCGCGACGAAGTGGTGGCTGCGCGGGTTCGCGCACAGCGTCGAAGCCGCGCACGGCGACGACGGTCTCGCGGTCACCGTCGTCAATCCTACGGAGGTCCGCTCGGAGTTCGGCAGTGAGGACGGCGACGCCTTCGAGGACGTGTTCGAGCCCGGCGAAGTCACCGAACCAGTCGAAATCGCGGAAGCCATCGCGTTCGCCGCTCGGCAGGAAGCGCCGACGACGACCAGCGAAATCGACGTCTACCGCCGCGACAAATTCAGCCACTTCTGA